One genomic window of Lytechinus variegatus isolate NC3 chromosome 1, Lvar_3.0, whole genome shotgun sequence includes the following:
- the LOC121413959 gene encoding transmembrane protein 272-like: MSCFNVEGEKHVSYEDIPNGDISLQFENEKPLESLQFPNKGDSVFKPPTHSLLYHLNQIKKTALNPVDFAALLGELVINSIYMTVLMGLSIGIPISMLYMGFKYYDKCPAEFLIIFYLLVNGFILTIRQVLDLKLRIQRRLLPPSKRHLPQQLTCGVCCNQFLTFLAISFFLASNIWILSVNPVMNDPHSLKFCHPVLYSYVCWLTIGVYSLLAAGVCFCFGGTVIGCVVRGCD, translated from the exons ATGTCATGCTTCAATGTG GAAGGAGAAAAACACGTTTCCTACGAGGATATACCGAATGGCGACATTTCTTTACAGTTCGAAAACGAAAAGCCCTTAGAATCACTTCAGTTCCCGAATAAAGGTG attcTGTCTTTAAGCCACCGACCCACTCCTTGTTGTATCATTTGAACCAGATCAAGAAAACGGCTCTCAATCCGGTTGACTTTGCAGCCCTTTTAGGAGAACTGGTGATAAATTCGA TATACATGACTGTGTTGATGGGATTGTCTATAGGAATACCAATATCGATGCTTTACATGG GTTTCAAATACTATGACAAATGTCCAGCTGAATTCCTGATCATCTTCTACCTTCTCGTGAATGGTTTTATCCTGACGATCAGACAGGTGCTTGACCTGAAGCTAAGGATCCAACGAAGATTGTTGCCCCCATCCAAACGACATCTTCCACAACAACTGACATGCGGGGTCTGTTGCAACCAGTTTCTTACCTTCCTCGCCATTTCATTCTTCCTTGCAA GTAACATCTGGATTCTGAGTGTGAACCCCGTGATGAACGACCCGCACAGTCTCAAGTTTTGCCACCCAGTTCTCTACTCGTACGTGTGCTGGCTGACTATAGGAGTCTACTCACTGCTCGCTGCCGGTGTCTGCTTCTGTTTCGGAGGCACGGTGATCGGGTGCGTCGTGAGAGGTTGTGACTGA